A window of Desulfobulbus oralis genomic DNA:
TCCCCGCGTGAAGCTGCCGTGAATCAGCAGGACCACCGGGCCGCTGCCCATGTCTTCGTAAAAAATATGCAGGTTGCCCAGATCAGCAGATGCCATGTCGTCTTTGCCGCTGCATGTCGTCTTCCCGAAAGCCGGGGCAGACGGCCGCAATACCCCGGGGATCGGGGCTCAGATCATGCCGTACAGAAACTGCACGATGTCGGTGCGGGTGATGATGCCCACCACCCTGCCTTTTTCCACTACCGGCAGATGGCCAATGTCACGCCGTATCATCAGGTGGGCGGCCTCGCGCACCGTGGCCTCCGGGCTGATGGTCTGCACCTCGCGCTGCATGAAGGCCTTGACCGGATGCGCACGCTGCTTGCCCAGGCTGAGCTTTTTCAGGTCCCACAGCGAGACCAGGCCCACGAGTTCGCCTGCGTCTTCCACCAGCAGGCCGCGGATGTTTTTTTCCGCCATAACGCGCGCGGCCTGTTCCAGCGTGACCGTGGGCGGCACACTCGTCACCGGATAGGACATCATGTCACGCACCAGCGGCCCGGCAGCGGAGGCCTTGTAGAGTGCGGTCAGCACCTGCTCGCGGATGGCCGCTGTGTTGCCCGCATCCCTGGCCACCGTGGCGGAACCGGCGCCGGCATGACCACCGCCGCCGAAAGGCGCCAGCACCACCCGCACGTCGATGTCCGGCGACTTGCTGCGGCCGATGATGAAGTGGTCTCCGGAATCGTTTTCGAACACCACAAAGACCGCGTCCGCGTCGATGATCTGGGCGTAGAGCTGCACCACGGCGGCAAGCTTGATGTGTTGATCCAGACGCACGACGCCCAGACCAATGCGCCGGCCGTTGATCTGGTATTGCCGCGCCCCCCGCATCAGGCGATACAGCACCTTTTTCTGGTTTTCGCTGTAGGCGATGCGCAGAAAATCGCCCATCAGGCTCAGATCGCCGCCCTGTTCCAGCAAAAAGGCGGCGGTGCGCACGTCTTCGGGCGTGGTGCCGTCAAAGCAGAGCTGTCCCGTGTCTTCGTAAATCCCCAGGAGAAACAGGGTGGCCTCCAGCGGCCCGACCTCGATGCCCCGCTCCTGAATCGCCCGGAGCAGGAGCGTGACAGTCGCGCCGACCGGCTCCACCCAGGCCCGGGTGGCCTGGATGTCGCCGCCATGCCCGTGGTGATCCCAGAGATGGATGTCGGCGCTGCACTGTCGCAGGCGGCTGCCGTTTTCCACGAGCCGCCACTGGTTGCAGTCGCATATGGCCAGTTTGTCCACGGAACAGGGGTCGAAGTTCGTGTCGTTGGTCAAGTTGAACGCCGTTTTGTGCAGGGCAATGAAGCTCTGGACATTGGGTTGCAGAGACCTGGGGCACAGGGCCACCATGCCGGGATACAGGAGGGTGGCGGCGACAATGGAGGAAAGGGCGTCAAAATCCGCACTCCTGTGGGTGATCGCAAGTTGCATAGAGTTTTTTGAAATTGGGGTGTTGGTGAACCAGCGCTCTTTTTATCCGGCATGGCCGGGCTGCGATGCAAGGGTTAATTCCGGGTAAAGGGAAAAAGGCGCGGCCGGAAAGGCTCGCCGCACAGGCTGGACTGTGAAACTTTCCGGAGAATTTATTTTTTTGATAATATTTTGTACTTTTTTATCAAAATCTGTTAACAACCTGGGAAAGGAATGTTTGCCCGGTCCCCAGCTTGATGAGGGGCAGGGCCATGCGTATGCCGCCAGGGTACATGCCGGCCCGGCAAGGCGGCGGTCGCTCGCCCTTTGCCCTGATGGCCAAAGGGCCAGGGCGACATTCCGGCTGCAGCGTGCACTTCCCTGGGCAGGGGGCGATCCCGGCGTCCCCTTATGCCTGTGCTTATTTCTCTTTTCGGAAGACTTTTTTCGGCCTTTGTCATGAACCTCCTGTACACCCACCTGGTCCCTTAACTGCAAACCTTAGGAGTATGCAATGAGCGAAGAAGTACACCAGCCCCATTCCCTGCCTGATGGCGTAAGCCGTCGCGATTTCATGAAGTTCTGCTCTTTCCTCGCCGCAGGCATGGCCTTGCCGGCAAGCGTGGCGCCGGCCATGGCCGAGGCGATCACCAATCCCCAGAGGCCGCCGGTTGTCTGGCTGCACGGTTCCGAGTGCACGGGCTGCAGCATGTCGCTGCTTAGGGCCGAGCACCCCTCTGTGGAAAAGCTCATCTTCGACCTGATCTCTCTGGATTACCATGAAACCCTGGAGGCCGGCGGGGGTGCGCAGGCCGAAGCTTCTCTGGAGCACGCTGTTGAGCATTACCGCGGCAAATTCATTCTGATCGTGGAAGGTGCCATCCCCTTGGAAGGATAAAGGCATATTCTGCCAGGTCGGCGGCAGGAACATCATCGATACCCTGAAGACTGTCGGGGAAGCCGCCGCCGCGATTATCGCCATGGGTTC
This region includes:
- a CDS encoding CBS domain-containing protein encodes the protein MQLAITHRSADFDALSSIVAATLLYPGMVALCPRSLQPNVQSFIALHKTAFNLTNDTNFDPCSVDKLAICDCNQWRLVENGSRLRQCSADIHLWDHHGHGGDIQATRAWVEPVGATVTLLLRAIQERGIEVGPLEATLFLLGIYEDTGQLCFDGTTPEDVRTAAFLLEQGGDLSLMGDFLRIAYSENQKKVLYRLMRGARQYQINGRRIGLGVVRLDQHIKLAAVVQLYAQIIDADAVFVVFENDSGDHFIIGRSKSPDIDVRVVLAPFGGGGHAGAGSATVARDAGNTAAIREQVLTALYKASAAGPLVRDMMSYPVTSVPPTVTLEQAARVMAEKNIRGLLVEDAGELVGLVSLWDLKKLSLGKQRAHPVKAFMQREVQTISPEATVREAAHLMIRRDIGHLPVVEKGRVVGIITRTDIVQFLYGMI